Proteins encoded in a region of the Oscillospiraceae bacterium MB24-C1 genome:
- a CDS encoding patatin-like phospholipase family protein, giving the protein MSFSLALSGGGCRGAAHVGVLAALQEADLTPCAVSGSSAGAIVAGLYAYGYTPDQLIKICRELEQNGEKLIDFNVLGIAGAVGQLARRRPITLSGLLKGERLRSMLRQLTKGCALSQVRLPVCIASVDLSSGETVAFSQRKPIHTLSNVRWEHDVLLYEAIYASCCVPVIFAPPTSMSGVLVDGGVTDNLPVNLLLACDAPNIIAVDISENYAPVNGEGIFEIASHSLSAMSRRLRDCTVRGERLLIRPKLPEDAGLFTFSLMSDCIQAGYTATRELTDLIHALAE; this is encoded by the coding sequence ATGTCGTTTTCACTTGCACTCTCAGGCGGCGGATGCCGCGGCGCTGCACACGTGGGGGTTTTGGCCGCTCTTCAGGAAGCCGATCTAACACCATGTGCCGTATCCGGCAGCAGCGCAGGCGCTATTGTAGCCGGTTTATACGCTTATGGCTACACACCGGATCAGTTGATTAAAATTTGCCGTGAACTGGAACAAAACGGTGAAAAGCTAATTGATTTTAATGTGTTGGGCATCGCCGGTGCGGTAGGCCAACTGGCCCGGCGGCGCCCCATCACCCTGTCAGGCCTGCTCAAAGGGGAACGGTTGCGTTCGATGCTTCGGCAGTTGACAAAGGGGTGCGCCCTGTCACAGGTTCGGCTGCCTGTTTGCATCGCCAGCGTCGATTTAAGCAGCGGTGAAACCGTCGCCTTTTCTCAGCGTAAACCGATACACACGCTTTCAAACGTCCGGTGGGAGCATGACGTACTCTTATATGAAGCCATCTACGCCAGCTGCTGTGTACCGGTTATTTTTGCACCGCCCACCTCGATGAGCGGCGTTTTGGTGGATGGCGGCGTGACCGACAACCTGCCGGTGAATCTGTTGCTGGCCTGCGACGCACCCAACATCATCGCCGTCGATATCTCGGAGAACTACGCCCCCGTCAACGGTGAAGGAATTTTTGAAATTGCCTCGCATTCCCTTTCAGCTATGAGCCGCAGGCTGCGTGACTGTACCGTTCGGGGCGAGCGGCTACTCATCCGTCCAAAATTACCAGAAGATGCTGGACTGTTCACATTCTCGCTGATGTCCGATTGCATTCAGGCGGGCTATACCGCCACCCGAGAGCTGACCGATCTGATACACGCTCTCGCCGAATAA
- the rmuC gene encoding DNA recombination protein RmuC: MEQMQLVLTIVAAVASVAAFIGAMSAASRANNLSRQHREENEALRREFAEQMRSMRQEMTQSLQSTIAALGQTLSESQRRSGDLQDKRLAELNEQLTLRNDMLQKTVHEQLFRIEGRIETFTNQSSKRLEEVRATVEQRLEVLRADNTKQLDQMRQTVDEKLQKTLNERLAQSFAQVSERLEQVYKGLGEMQTLANGVGDLKKVLSNVKTRGILGEIQLGAILEQILSPEQYEANVSTKKGSNTVVEYAVKLPGDGENGVWLPIDAKFPGDVYAALMDAYESAVPDRIAAAGKELEQRMKGCAKDIRDKYIDPPNTTDFAIMFLPFEGLYAEVVRRGMVETLSRDFRVNIAGPTTMAALLNSLQMGFQTLAIQKRSGEVWQVLGAVKTEFSNFNDILRKAQDRLRLANDDLDKLIGTRTRAIERKLRGVQAVPLSAGEELKLLTERAEEFETV; this comes from the coding sequence ATGGAGCAAATGCAACTTGTGCTGACCATCGTGGCTGCCGTTGCCTCGGTGGCCGCTTTTATCGGGGCAATGTCCGCGGCGTCGCGGGCCAACAATTTGAGCCGCCAGCACCGTGAAGAAAACGAGGCGCTGCGACGCGAATTTGCCGAACAGATGCGCAGTATGCGTCAGGAGATGACCCAGTCGTTACAGTCTACTATAGCAGCGCTTGGGCAGACACTATCAGAGTCGCAACGGCGTTCGGGCGACCTGCAGGATAAGCGCCTGGCGGAATTAAATGAACAGCTGACATTGCGAAACGACATGCTGCAAAAGACAGTACATGAGCAGCTTTTTCGCATTGAAGGCAGAATAGAAACCTTCACGAACCAGTCATCAAAACGCCTTGAGGAGGTGCGAGCCACTGTAGAGCAGCGTCTGGAAGTACTGCGCGCCGACAATACCAAGCAGCTAGATCAAATGCGCCAGACAGTGGACGAAAAGCTGCAAAAGACACTCAACGAGCGTTTGGCACAGTCCTTTGCACAGGTGTCTGAGCGGCTTGAGCAGGTTTATAAAGGATTGGGTGAGATGCAGACGCTCGCCAACGGCGTGGGCGACCTAAAAAAAGTACTTTCTAATGTTAAGACCCGCGGCATTTTGGGCGAAATTCAGCTTGGCGCAATTTTGGAGCAGATTTTATCCCCTGAGCAGTACGAAGCCAACGTATCCACTAAAAAGGGTAGCAACACCGTTGTGGAATACGCGGTCAAGCTACCGGGCGACGGTGAGAACGGCGTTTGGTTGCCGATAGATGCAAAGTTCCCGGGCGACGTTTACGCGGCGCTGATGGACGCTTACGAAAGTGCTGTCCCAGACCGCATTGCCGCTGCGGGTAAGGAGCTTGAGCAACGCATGAAGGGCTGCGCCAAGGATATTCGCGACAAGTATATCGACCCGCCCAACACCACCGATTTTGCCATCATGTTTTTGCCGTTTGAGGGGCTATATGCTGAAGTGGTACGGCGCGGTATGGTCGAGACGCTTTCGCGCGATTTCCGCGTGAACATTGCGGGGCCGACTACGATGGCGGCGCTGCTAAACAGCCTTCAAATGGGCTTTCAGACTTTGGCGATACAAAAGCGTTCCGGCGAGGTATGGCAGGTGCTGGGTGCTGTCAAGACAGAGTTTTCGAACTTTAACGATATCCTGCGTAAAGCACAGGATCGCCTGAGGCTGGCCAATGATGATCTCGATAAGCTGATCGGCACCCGCACCCGCGCGATTGAACGCAAGTTGCGCGGTGTACAGGCGGTGCCGCTTTCAGCGGGGGAGGAGCTTAAGCTGCTTACCGAGCGGGCAGAGGAGTTTGAGACAGTATGA
- a CDS encoding phosphohydrolase, whose product MRDPNQIRTYHGINMDPFNPKPSDIRIEDIAHALAMLCRANGHISHFYSVAQHCLNCEQEAQARGLDTRVRLFCLLHDATECYVSDLTRPVKRHFPLYYEAEGALAGVIYDTLCQVRPTPEEHKLIGAVDDCLLYHEFLALCGVRMFDDEPRRLGALCFDESRIEMVREQYIDRYRQLYSALTTENGG is encoded by the coding sequence ATGAGAGACCCCAATCAGATTAGAACTTACCATGGTATCAATATGGACCCTTTTAATCCCAAACCTTCAGATATTCGCATTGAGGATATTGCACACGCTTTGGCTATGCTGTGCCGTGCAAATGGTCATATCAGCCATTTTTATTCGGTGGCTCAGCACTGCCTCAACTGCGAGCAGGAGGCGCAAGCCCGCGGTCTGGATACTCGTGTACGACTGTTTTGTCTGCTGCATGACGCCACCGAATGCTATGTCTCTGATCTGACAAGGCCGGTCAAGCGCCATTTCCCGCTGTATTATGAGGCGGAGGGGGCGCTGGCTGGGGTGATTTATGACACACTTTGCCAAGTACGACCCACACCGGAGGAGCACAAGCTAATTGGAGCTGTTGATGACTGCCTTTTATACCATGAATTTTTAGCGCTCTGCGGTGTCAGAATGTTTGATGACGAGCCCCGCCGCTTGGGCGCGCTGTGCTTTGACGAGTCGCGCATCGAAATGGTTCGGGAGCAGTATATCGACCGTTATCGTCAACTTTACAGTGCGCTGACGACAGAAAACGGGGGATGA